A portion of the Parambassis ranga chromosome 22, fParRan2.1, whole genome shotgun sequence genome contains these proteins:
- the slc7a14a gene encoding putative cationic amino acid transporter — translation MSGLIGKLDPRRIQWGSTWNTFASRVLRTKPVESMLDSAMSGTSSHGTRLARVLSTVDLVSLGVGSCVGTGMYVVSGLVAKEMAGPGVIVSFIIAAVASILSGVCYAEFGVRVPKTTGSAYTYSYVTVGECVAFFIGWNLILEYLIGTAAGASALSSMADSLANHSISNFMISHIGTLNGLGKGEQSYPDLLALLIALLVTIIVALGVKNSVGFNNVLNVINLIVWVFMMIAGLFFVNGENWDEGRFLPFGWSGVMQGAATCFYAFIGFDIIATTGEEAKSPNTSIPYAITASLITCLTAYVSVSVILTLMVPYNEIDTDAPLMEMFAMHGCMFAKYIVAVGSIAGLTVSLLGSLFPMPRVIYAMAGDGLLFKFLAHVSSYTETPAVACVVSGFLAALLSLLVSLRDLIEMMSIGTLLAYTLVSLCVLLLRYQPEGDIHGFVNFLSEEQNKKKKEGVLAECEKDACSPTSEADEYGGPPTNTCGAKNLPSLGDNEMLIGKPDKNAYTASHPNYGTVDMTTGIEAEESEGGMSRRLKKLIGPRYYTLRIRLGLPGKMDRPTPATGKTVTVCVLLLFIFIFAFCSFIIFGASYIGEGRWWALLLLIFFIVVLALLIIIILQQPENPKRLPYMAPCVPFVPASAMLVNIYLMLKLSAITWIRFSIWCLVGVLIYFGYGMWNSTLEITARENEVHASTYQRYDQGVDEGFCGFDDDFYPPTTDPWGAPEGGSGLTPPPEAKPESNAAPSKGGGRTIANHGLAEEDPMDF, via the exons ATGAGCGGTCTGATAGGGAAGCTGGACCCTCGCAGGATACAATGGGGCTCAACATGGAACACGTTTGCGTCCCGCGTCCTGAGGACCAAACCTGTGGAATCCATGTTGGATTCCGCCATGTCTGGCACCAGCTCTCATGGGACCAGACTGGCCCGGGTGCTGTCGACGGTGGACCTGGTGTCACTGGGCGTGGGCAGCTGCGTCGGGACGGGCATGTATGTGGTCTCTGGGCTGGTTGCCAAGGAGATGGCTGGTCCCGGGGTCATTGTGTCCTTCATTATAGCTGCTGTGGCCTCCATACTGTCAG GGGTGTGTTATGCAGAGTTTGGCGTGCGCGTGCCTAAGACCACAGGTTCGGCCTACACATACAGCTACGTGACTGTGGGCGAGTGTGTGGCTTTTTTCATCGGCTGGAACTTAATTCTGGAGTATCTGATTGGCACAGCGGCAGGGGCGTCGGCTCTCAGCAGCATGGCCGACTCGCTGGCCAATCACAGCATCAGCAACTTTATGATTTCGCATATCGGAACGCTCAATGGCCTTG GTAAAGGAGAGCAGTCATATCCAGACCTGCTGGCGTTGCTGATCGCGTTGCTGGTGACGATAATTGTGGCTTTGGGAGTGAAGAACTCTGTGGGCTTCAACAACGTGCTGAACGTCATCAACCTGATAGTGTGGGTGTTCATGATGATTGCAGGGCTCTTCTTTGTCAATGGAGAGAACTGGGATGAGGGCAGGTTCCTGCCCTTTGGCTGGTCAGGG GTGATGCAGGGTGCAGCTACCTGTTTCTATGCCTTTATCGGGTTTGACATCATTGCTACTACGGGGGAAGAGGCCAAGAGTCCCAACACCTCCATCCCCTATGCCATCACTGCCTCTCTCATCACCTGCCTCACTGCCTATGTCTCT gTTTCTGTGATTCTGACACTTATGGTCCCGTACAATGAGATAGACACAGACGCTCCTCTGATGGAGATGTTCGCCATGCATGGCTGTATGTTTGCCAAGTATATTGTGGCGGTGGGATCTATAGCCGGGTTGACTGTGTCCCTCCTGGGCTCCCTGTTTCCCATGCCCAGGGTCATCTATGCCATGGCAGGCGATGGCCTGCTGTTCAA gtttctGGCCCATGTGTCTTCCTACACAGAAACCCCTGCTGTAGCGTGTGTGGTGTCAGGCTTTCTGGCTGCCCTCCTGTCCCTCCTGGTCAGCCTGAGAGACCTCATAGAGATGATGTCCATTGGAACCCTGCTGGCCTATACCTTG GTGAGCCTCTGTGTTCTCCTGTTACGTTACCAACCTGAGGGCGACATCCATGGCTTTGTCAACTTCCTGTCTGAGGagcagaacaagaagaagaaggaaggcGTCCTGGCTGAGTGCGAGAAAGACGCCTGCTCGCCAACCAGCGAAGCTGATGAGTATGGCGGCCCGCCCACCAACACCTGTGGAGCCAAAAACCTTCCCTCACTGGGTGACAATGAAATGCTGATTGGCAAACCAGATAAAAACGCGTACACTGCCAGCCACCCTAACTATGGCACAGTGGATATGACCACGGGGATCGAAGCGGAGGAATCAGAAGGTGGGATGTCCAGGCGGTTGAAGAAGCTGATCGGACCTCGCTACTATACCTTGAGGATCCGACTGGGCCTCCCTGGAAAGATGGACAGGCCGACTCCAGCCACAGGGAagactgtcactgtgtgtgtgctgctgctcttcatcttcatcttcgcTTTCTGCTCCTTCATAATATTTG gAGCAAGCTATATTGGTGAGGGGCGTTGGTGGGCCTTGCTGCTATTAATCTTCTTCATCGTTGTCCTTGCCCTactgatcatcatcatcctccagcAGCCAGAGAACCCTAAGCGGCTGCCCTACATGGCACCATGTGTGCCCTTTGTACCTGCTTCAGCCATGCTGGTCAACATCTACCTCATGCTTAAACTGTCTGCTATCACCTGGATACGATTTTCAATCTGGTGCCTCGTTG GTGTGCTCATCTACTTCGGCTACGGCATGTGGAACAGTACGCTGGAAATCACAGCCAGAGAGAACGAGGTGCACGCATCCACCTACCAGCGATACGATCAAGGCGTGGACGAAGGCTTCTGCGGCTTTGACGATGATTTCTACCCGCCTACCACTGACCCCTGGGGTGCACCGGAGGGAGGATCAGGTCTGACGCCGCCCCCCGAGGCAAAACCCGAAAGCAACGCGGCGCCCTCCAAAGGTGGTGGCCGAACCATTGCCAATCACGGCCTCGCCGAGGAGGATCCGATGGATTTCTGA
- the cldn11a gene encoding claudin-11a has protein sequence MANSCLQLSGFLLSCLGWLGIVIATATNDWVTMCKYGLNTCKKMDELGAKGPWADCVISTGLYHCVSLTQILELPAYIQTTRALMITGSILGLPALGMLLMSMPCISLGNEPQSSKNKRTILGGVLVLIVALCGMVSTVWFPIGAHHEQGLMSFGFSLYTGWVGTIFCLLGGFIATCSSESSSSRSYQENNHFYYSKQGGGNLPAASSTNHAKSAHV, from the exons ATGGCGAACTCTTGTCTCCAACTGAGcggctttctcctcagctgcctcGGCTGGCTGGGCATTGTGATCGCGACAGCCACTAATGACTGGGTGACGATGTGTAAATACGGTTTGAACACCTGCAAGAAGATGGATGAGCTGGGAGCCAAGGGGCCCTGGGCGGACTGTGTTATCTCTACAGGACTCTACCATTGCGTCTCGCTAACTCAGATCCTGGAACTGCCAG CCTACATCCAGACTACCCGCGCCCTGATGATCACAGGCTCCATCCTGGGTCTCCCAGCCCTGGGGATGCTCCTCATGTCCATGCCCTGCATCAGCCTCGGCAATGAACCCCAGAGCTCCAAGAATAAGCGCACGATCCTCGGTGGAGTGCTTGTACTCATAGTTG CTTTGTGTGGTATGGTGTCGACTGTCTGGTTTCCCATTGGGGCCCACCACGAGCAAGGCCTCATGTCATTCGGTTTCTCCCTCTACACTGGATGGGTGGGCACTATTTTCTGCCTGCTAGGTGGGTTCATCGCCACCTGctcatcagagtcctcctcctcccgctccTACCAGGAAAACAACCATTTTTACTACTCCAAACAAGGAGGTGGCAACCTGCCAGCCGCCTCCTCTACCAATCATGCCAAGAGCGCCCACGTCTGA